In Terriglobia bacterium, a single window of DNA contains:
- a CDS encoding Zn-ribbon domain-containing OB-fold protein encodes MFSWFGRVSYCPHTKVSEFADLLKTGRITASRCSACGFLSFPPRADCPRCLSDEFSLTEISGRGKLVSWTRIDAAPAGFEDVAPYVIGLVDLEETGRLLAWFGESIPPEEIRIGMDLQAVPRLFEEIPEIKVHYTLERPGTTWFKEPLPRQAGPEGSR; translated from the coding sequence GTGTTCTCCTGGTTCGGCAGGGTCAGCTACTGCCCGCACACGAAGGTGTCGGAGTTCGCCGACCTCCTCAAGACGGGGCGGATCACCGCGTCGCGCTGCTCGGCCTGCGGGTTCCTGTCGTTCCCGCCCCGTGCGGACTGCCCGAGGTGCCTCTCCGACGAGTTCAGCCTGACGGAAATCAGCGGCCGCGGGAAGCTCGTCTCCTGGACGCGGATCGACGCCGCCCCCGCCGGGTTCGAGGACGTCGCGCCGTACGTGATCGGCTTGGTGGACCTCGAGGAAACCGGCCGGCTGCTGGCGTGGTTCGGCGAATCGATCCCGCCGGAGGAGATCCGGATCGGCATGGACCTCCAAGCGGTCCCGCGCCTGTTCGAGGAGATCCCGGAGATCAAGGTGCACTACACGCTGGAGCGGCCCGGAACCACGTGGTTCAAGGAGCCCCTGCCGCGGCAGGCGGGGCCGGAGGGATCGCGATGA
- a CDS encoding enoyl-CoA hydratase/isomerase family protein, with protein sequence MSGDGRGIRLDKVDGVALFTLDAPPLNVLTSATMNAISDALRDVGADPTLKAAAFTANGKAFSAGADVGEHRPERAPEMIAAFSRMFALLGALELPVVMAVDGAALGAGFELAMMGDLVLASDRARFGQPEIRLGFFAPVGVAWLPARIGPARAMEVTCSGRTYTAAEMHAMGLVSRVVPAEELKGALDAALADFRRASPLVMRLNARMVRRLQGRPFEEARREAERVFLEELMPLEDVREGIAAFFEKREPVWKNR encoded by the coding sequence ATGAGTGGCGATGGGAGAGGGATCCGCCTCGACAAGGTCGACGGCGTCGCGCTCTTCACTCTCGATGCGCCGCCGCTCAACGTCCTGACCTCGGCCACGATGAACGCGATCTCGGACGCGCTCCGAGACGTCGGCGCGGACCCGACGCTCAAAGCGGCGGCCTTCACAGCGAACGGTAAGGCCTTCAGCGCCGGCGCGGACGTCGGCGAGCACCGGCCGGAGCGGGCGCCGGAGATGATCGCGGCGTTCAGCCGGATGTTCGCGCTCCTCGGCGCCCTCGAGCTCCCCGTCGTGATGGCCGTGGACGGCGCAGCGCTCGGGGCGGGGTTCGAGCTCGCGATGATGGGCGACCTGGTACTCGCCAGCGACCGGGCGAGGTTCGGGCAGCCGGAGATCCGGCTCGGCTTCTTCGCGCCGGTGGGGGTGGCGTGGCTTCCGGCCCGCATCGGCCCGGCCCGGGCGATGGAGGTCACCTGCTCCGGGCGGACGTACACCGCCGCGGAAATGCACGCGATGGGCCTCGTGTCGCGCGTGGTGCCGGCGGAGGAGCTCAAGGGCGCGCTGGACGCCGCGCTCGCGGACTTCCGGCGTGCGAGCCCGCTCGTGATGCGGCTCAACGCGAGGATGGTGAGGCGGCTACAGGGTCGGCCGTTCGAGGAGGCCCGGCGGGAGGCGGAGAGAGTCTTCCTCGAGGAGCTGATGCCCCTGGAGGACGTTCGGGAAGGGATCGCGGCCTTCTTCGAGAAGCGGGAGCCGGTCTGGAAGAACCGTTGA
- a CDS encoding 2-dehydropantoate 2-reductase, which produces MRILVVGAGALGGLIGAHLSEAGEDVTLVEVNKARARLLSEMGIFITQDGKEERCVKIRVVSSLEGLAPFDLVFVAVKTYQTEDAVRAVLPAIGPGSRLLSLQNGIGNTDVMARILGGERVLCGITYHSIQHTGPNRIHFRAGIKPIQIAPHTGKITAEIDAIGKLLSGAGLPTDVVPSIDNVIWHKLLHNAVVNPVSAVTGLTCREMLADDDLMAFMRDLCGECIAVMRAHGVPIVDEEDPFRPVIGSLKALGKNRPSMWQDLTRGQQTEVDAINGAIMSEGTRLGIAAPHNKALVHFIHSRERQKILRRQEIALKLQEGAGAPPRERARATPMAPEGGMPSGGAPLESAAVLKDMVHAYYHDLQAASDDPKRLVACCSGLGPVELVRALGMTPYFPENHAALIGASRQTGKYIPRAAAEGFSQFVSSGMRCDIGALLAGDSPLVTTHGISGPPRPDMVVYSTNNGHSLIRWFEYYGGHYGVPVFGLHPPAALGEIDRIDVDAAVHQMLRLASRLEQVTGSRLDIDRLAEIVGYSAHAASLWSEILSLARAVPAPISFFDTLIHVAPMVLLRGTPQAVEYYSLLKAEIEDRLARGVAAVQGERHRFYWDGPPIWSALRPLSRLFAERGAALVASTFASNFALAGLDADNPMESMARTYMSIFPNRSEDYKAACIVQQLEEYGVDGVVYHECRTSPEHSNVRYGLEVRVRRLTGLPSFVLEADSHDARLVSTERLESLLADFLEQREERDAGRGQGLA; this is translated from the coding sequence ATGCGGATCCTGGTGGTCGGGGCGGGGGCGCTCGGGGGCCTCATCGGCGCGCACCTGTCCGAGGCCGGCGAGGACGTCACCCTGGTGGAGGTCAACAAGGCGCGGGCGCGCCTCCTCTCCGAGATGGGGATCTTCATCACCCAGGACGGCAAGGAGGAACGCTGCGTCAAGATCCGGGTCGTCTCCTCGCTCGAGGGGCTCGCCCCCTTCGACCTGGTCTTCGTCGCGGTCAAGACCTACCAGACCGAGGACGCGGTCCGCGCGGTCCTGCCGGCCATCGGCCCCGGGTCCCGACTTCTCTCGCTCCAGAACGGTATCGGGAACACCGACGTGATGGCGCGCATTCTGGGCGGCGAGCGCGTCCTCTGCGGCATCACGTACCACAGCATCCAGCACACCGGTCCCAACCGGATCCACTTCCGCGCCGGGATCAAGCCGATTCAGATCGCGCCGCACACTGGGAAGATCACCGCCGAGATCGACGCGATAGGCAAGCTCCTGAGCGGGGCGGGGCTGCCCACCGACGTCGTTCCCAGCATCGACAACGTCATCTGGCACAAGCTGCTGCACAACGCCGTGGTCAACCCGGTTTCGGCGGTGACCGGGCTGACCTGCCGCGAGATGCTCGCGGACGACGACCTGATGGCGTTCATGCGGGATCTCTGCGGGGAGTGCATCGCGGTGATGCGCGCCCACGGGGTGCCGATCGTGGACGAGGAGGACCCTTTCCGGCCGGTCATCGGGTCGCTCAAGGCGCTCGGCAAGAACCGCCCCTCGATGTGGCAGGACCTCACGCGGGGGCAGCAGACGGAGGTGGACGCGATCAACGGGGCGATCATGTCCGAGGGGACGAGGCTCGGGATCGCCGCGCCCCACAACAAGGCGCTCGTCCACTTCATCCACTCCAGGGAGCGGCAGAAGATCCTGAGGAGGCAGGAGATCGCGCTGAAGCTCCAGGAAGGCGCCGGCGCGCCCCCGCGGGAGCGCGCGCGGGCGACCCCGATGGCCCCGGAGGGCGGCATGCCGTCCGGTGGCGCGCCCCTCGAGAGCGCCGCCGTCCTCAAGGACATGGTTCACGCGTACTACCACGACCTCCAGGCCGCCTCGGACGACCCGAAGCGGCTCGTCGCCTGCTGCTCCGGCCTCGGCCCGGTCGAGCTGGTGCGCGCCCTCGGGATGACGCCGTACTTCCCGGAGAACCACGCGGCGCTCATCGGCGCCAGCCGGCAGACCGGGAAGTACATCCCCCGCGCGGCGGCCGAGGGCTTCTCGCAGTTCGTCAGCTCCGGGATGCGGTGCGACATCGGGGCGCTTCTCGCCGGGGACAGCCCGCTCGTCACGACCCACGGCATCTCGGGGCCGCCGCGTCCCGACATGGTCGTCTACAGCACGAACAACGGCCACAGCCTGATCCGCTGGTTCGAGTACTACGGCGGGCATTACGGGGTGCCGGTCTTCGGCCTCCACCCGCCGGCGGCGCTCGGCGAGATCGACCGGATCGACGTGGACGCGGCGGTGCACCAGATGCTCCGGCTGGCGAGCCGGCTCGAACAGGTCACGGGCAGCAGGCTCGACATCGACCGGCTGGCCGAGATCGTGGGCTATTCGGCGCACGCGGCGAGCCTGTGGTCCGAGATCCTCTCGCTGGCGCGCGCGGTGCCGGCGCCGATCTCCTTCTTCGACACGCTGATCCACGTCGCGCCGATGGTGCTCCTGCGCGGCACCCCGCAGGCGGTGGAGTACTACTCGCTCCTCAAGGCCGAGATCGAGGACCGGCTCGCGCGCGGGGTCGCCGCGGTCCAGGGCGAGCGGCACCGGTTCTACTGGGACGGCCCGCCGATCTGGAGCGCGCTGCGGCCGCTTTCGCGGCTCTTCGCAGAGCGCGGGGCGGCCCTCGTCGCCTCCACCTTCGCGTCGAACTTCGCCCTAGCCGGCCTCGACGCGGACAACCCGATGGAGAGCATGGCGCGAACCTACATGAGCATCTTCCCGAACCGCTCGGAGGACTACAAGGCGGCGTGCATCGTGCAGCAGCTCGAGGAGTACGGGGTGGACGGCGTCGTGTACCACGAGTGCCGCACCTCCCCCGAGCACAGCAACGTCCGCTACGGTCTCGAGGTCCGCGTTCGGCGGCTGACGGGCCTGCCGTCCTTCGTCCTCGAGGCGGACTCGCACGACGCGAGGCTCGTCTCGACGGAGCGCCTCGAGAGCCTCCTCGCGGACTTCCTCGAGCAGCGGGAGGAGCGGGACGCGGGCCGGGGCCAGGGACTGGCGTAA
- a CDS encoding acyl-CoA dehydratase activase, whose protein sequence is MSSENRAAAGVDVGTECVKAIVVDASGGVIGRSVVFTRGYFEACVHEALAAALDDAQAREQDLAGVCATGFAASCVPQATTTATETACHARGAFRHHPSAMTVINIGGRDPRVIQVDDAGRRLEALAVRRCAVGIGTFLMFTARHLDVHPTRLQELAAAAERPAPISSFCSVFSGTEILERLREGASREEIALGSMHSIAERILEIGGFKEPLVVTGGVPEYFPGVIRALESQSGMKVTMVSQPLFAGALGAALKALEEAAAGGAASGGTHER, encoded by the coding sequence GTGAGCAGCGAGAATCGTGCCGCGGCCGGGGTGGACGTCGGGACCGAATGCGTCAAGGCGATCGTCGTGGACGCCTCGGGGGGGGTGATCGGCCGGTCGGTCGTATTCACGCGCGGGTACTTTGAGGCCTGCGTCCACGAGGCCCTCGCCGCCGCCCTCGACGACGCCCAGGCCCGCGAGCAAGACCTCGCCGGGGTCTGCGCCACCGGCTTTGCCGCGTCCTGCGTGCCGCAGGCGACCACGACCGCCACCGAGACCGCGTGCCACGCGCGGGGCGCGTTCCGGCACCATCCGTCGGCGATGACCGTGATCAACATCGGCGGGCGGGACCCGCGGGTGATCCAAGTGGACGACGCCGGACGGAGGCTCGAGGCGCTGGCGGTGCGCCGGTGCGCCGTCGGGATCGGAACGTTCCTGATGTTCACGGCGCGGCACCTCGACGTGCACCCGACCCGGCTGCAGGAGCTCGCGGCGGCGGCTGAAAGGCCGGCCCCGATCAGCAGCTTCTGCTCCGTGTTCTCCGGGACCGAGATCCTGGAGAGGCTGCGCGAGGGGGCGAGCCGGGAGGAGATTGCTCTCGGCAGCATGCACTCCATCGCGGAGCGGATCCTGGAGATCGGGGGGTTCAAGGAGCCCCTGGTCGTGACCGGCGGCGTTCCCGAGTACTTTCCCGGGGTGATCCGGGCGCTCGAGTCGCAGTCGGGCATGAAGGTGACGATGGTGTCACAGCCCCTCTTCGCCGGCGCGCTTGGGGCGGCGCTGAAGGCGCTCGAGGAAGCCGCGGCGGGCGGCGCTGCCTCGGGAGGGACCCATGAACGCTGA
- a CDS encoding AMP-binding protein has protein sequence MNAEELPRRGWGEGQTRSTVRDGDVIYSTLEPVGPRETVGSMLARNAAAMAERAVFSEKRGGRFVGVTWEDFLHDVVSLGQFLASCGIGRKDRVAVVSRNRGEMLVAEFASMCLGAVYVPIFPGYSAEQTRALIDQSGAVALLLSDRQQLDKVFVPPSVRLIVSFEPIARARVDEAIAGREAEYFTFKAALRRNGTGDQDDLRLKMFLWSAARLDPDAPCLLLYTSGTTGPQKGVLLSHDNILSQQRALSQLWRIGPQDRLLSYLPWHHGFGGIFEKYTALYQGATLALDDGVGEDFDLLLRNWKEIRPTVFFGTPKIYQQLVGHVRLHPEDEGRVFHEELRFLFTSATPLPANLSDFLASKRIPLIEGWGLTETSPCCTLTNVDEPRTVRGMVGYPLPGVRIRLAEDGEILVQGPNVTRGYHGDPEATAKVLPGDGWLRTGDLGGFAGDGLRLVGRKDRVFEMAGGGRIFPTEIENDLAGRNKYVRHVVVAGDGRSFLSALIFPDFFLIEEEFGKDREKAESVVKESLRRTVLEFNRERVVEHERLQAFAVVSKELSIEDNELTPSMKVRVRNVLRNAEEHLEAIYAPTEDSDCRLLQKVMRLAPDPRRCFVDSDKTLDQCHECGSFVFGDR, from the coding sequence ATGAACGCTGAAGAGCTTCCCCGCAGGGGGTGGGGCGAGGGCCAGACCCGCTCGACGGTTCGCGACGGCGACGTCATCTACTCCACGCTGGAGCCGGTGGGGCCACGGGAGACCGTCGGCTCCATGCTGGCCAGGAACGCCGCCGCCATGGCCGAGAGGGCGGTCTTCAGCGAGAAGCGCGGCGGACGCTTCGTCGGCGTGACGTGGGAGGACTTCCTCCACGACGTGGTCTCCCTGGGCCAGTTCCTGGCCTCCTGCGGCATCGGCAGGAAGGACCGCGTCGCCGTGGTCTCGCGCAACCGCGGCGAGATGCTCGTGGCGGAGTTCGCCTCGATGTGCCTCGGCGCCGTCTACGTCCCGATCTTTCCAGGTTACTCCGCGGAGCAGACCCGCGCGCTGATCGACCAATCGGGCGCCGTGGCGCTCCTTCTGTCGGACCGCCAGCAGCTCGACAAGGTCTTCGTGCCGCCGTCGGTCCGTTTGATCGTCTCGTTCGAGCCGATTGCGAGGGCGAGAGTCGACGAAGCGATCGCTGGACGCGAGGCGGAGTACTTCACCTTCAAGGCGGCCCTCCGCCGCAACGGGACCGGCGACCAGGACGACCTGCGCCTGAAGATGTTCCTGTGGTCGGCCGCACGCCTCGACCCTGACGCGCCGTGCCTCCTGCTGTACACCTCGGGGACCACCGGGCCGCAGAAGGGGGTCCTCCTGAGCCACGACAACATCCTGTCGCAACAGCGGGCCCTCTCCCAGCTCTGGCGGATCGGCCCGCAGGACCGCCTCCTCTCCTACCTGCCGTGGCACCACGGCTTCGGCGGGATCTTCGAGAAGTACACGGCGCTGTACCAGGGCGCGACGCTGGCACTCGACGACGGCGTCGGTGAGGACTTCGACCTCCTGCTCAGGAACTGGAAGGAAATCCGGCCGACCGTGTTCTTCGGCACGCCGAAGATCTACCAGCAGCTCGTGGGCCACGTCCGGCTCCACCCTGAGGACGAGGGCCGGGTGTTCCACGAGGAGCTGCGCTTCCTCTTCACCTCCGCGACTCCCCTGCCGGCCAACCTGTCCGACTTCCTGGCCTCCAAGAGGATTCCCCTGATCGAGGGTTGGGGTCTGACGGAGACTTCTCCCTGCTGCACGTTGACCAACGTCGACGAGCCCCGGACCGTTCGGGGAATGGTCGGATACCCGCTTCCGGGGGTGAGGATAAGGCTCGCCGAGGACGGAGAGATCCTCGTGCAAGGACCGAACGTGACCCGCGGGTACCACGGCGATCCCGAGGCGACGGCGAAGGTGCTCCCGGGGGACGGCTGGCTCCGCACAGGAGACCTCGGCGGCTTCGCCGGCGATGGCCTCAGGCTGGTCGGGAGGAAGGACCGCGTCTTCGAGATGGCCGGAGGCGGGAGGATCTTCCCCACCGAGATCGAGAACGACCTGGCCGGCAGGAACAAGTACGTCCGGCACGTCGTCGTCGCGGGGGACGGGAGGAGCTTCCTCTCGGCGCTGATCTTCCCGGACTTCTTCCTCATCGAGGAGGAGTTCGGGAAGGACCGGGAGAAGGCCGAGAGCGTGGTCAAGGAGTCGCTGAGGCGGACGGTCCTGGAGTTCAACCGCGAGCGCGTGGTGGAGCACGAGCGGCTCCAGGCGTTCGCGGTGGTCAGCAAGGAGCTGTCCATCGAGGACAACGAGCTGACGCCCTCCATGAAGGTGCGCGTGCGGAACGTGCTGCGAAACGCGGAGGAGCACCTCGAGGCGATCTACGCGCCGACGGAGGACAGCGACTGCCGCCTCCTCCAGAAGGTCATGCGCTTGGCGCCCGACCCGCGTCGGTGTTTCGTGGACAGCGACAAGACGCTCGACCAGTGCCACGAGTGCGGGAGCTTCGTGTTCGGCGACAGGTGA
- the had gene encoding 6-hydroxycyclohex-1-ene-1-carbonyl-CoA dehydrogenase has protein sequence MTAAGAPFERRSLPRRDPAAGEALVEVAGCGVCHTDVSFLHHGVKTRAELPLVLGHEISGVVVDAGDGVDRDWIGRPVVVPAVLPCGECDLCRAGARTICRSQVMPGNDRDGGFASHVVVPARYLCRVSEKVLEGHELWELAIVSDAVTTPFQAIRRAGLAALDLAVFVGAGGIGIHGVQIAAAAGAKVIALDVNPAKLEVALASGASAAVNVSGLAMKDLLKQVRREAEKIGAPKHRWKIFETSGTRPGQETAFGLMGFGAVVAIVGFTMDRLEVRLSNLMAYDATLSGNWGCDPVLYPEVLDWIGAGRIRISPFVEKHPLAEINRVFEAAHRGELLKRAVLVP, from the coding sequence ATGACCGCCGCCGGCGCTCCGTTCGAGCGGCGCTCCCTTCCCCGACGCGACCCGGCGGCGGGCGAGGCCCTGGTCGAGGTCGCGGGCTGCGGAGTCTGCCACACCGACGTCTCGTTCCTGCACCACGGGGTGAAGACCCGGGCGGAGCTCCCGCTGGTCCTCGGCCACGAGATCAGCGGCGTCGTGGTGGACGCCGGCGACGGCGTCGATCGCGACTGGATCGGGAGGCCGGTGGTGGTTCCCGCGGTTCTCCCCTGCGGCGAGTGCGATCTCTGCCGCGCCGGGGCCCGGACGATCTGCCGCTCGCAGGTGATGCCCGGAAACGACCGCGACGGCGGATTCGCGTCCCACGTCGTGGTGCCCGCACGCTACCTCTGCCGCGTGAGCGAGAAGGTCCTCGAAGGTCACGAGCTGTGGGAGCTCGCGATCGTCTCCGACGCGGTCACCACCCCGTTCCAGGCGATCCGGCGCGCGGGCCTCGCGGCCTTGGACCTCGCGGTGTTCGTCGGGGCCGGCGGCATCGGGATCCACGGGGTCCAGATCGCCGCGGCGGCGGGGGCGAAGGTGATCGCGCTCGACGTGAACCCCGCGAAGCTCGAGGTCGCGCTGGCCTCCGGCGCCTCGGCCGCCGTGAACGTCTCGGGCCTGGCGATGAAGGACCTGCTCAAGCAGGTCCGTAGGGAGGCGGAGAAGATCGGCGCGCCCAAGCACCGGTGGAAGATCTTCGAGACCTCCGGAACCCGCCCCGGCCAGGAGACCGCGTTCGGGCTGATGGGGTTCGGCGCGGTGGTCGCGATCGTCGGCTTCACGATGGACCGCCTCGAGGTGCGCTTGAGCAACCTCATGGCGTACGACGCCACGCTCTCCGGCAATTGGGGGTGCGACCCGGTGCTCTATCCCGAGGTCCTCGATTGGATCGGCGCCGGCAGGATCCGCATCTCCCCCTTCGTCGAGAAGCACCCCCTCGCCGAGATCAACCGCGTGTTCGAGGCCGCCCACCGTGGCGAGCTGCTCAAGAGGGCCGTGCTGGTCCCGTGA
- a CDS encoding acetate--CoA ligase family protein, whose amino-acid sequence MLDGLFKPGSVAIVGASNNPHSIGHIVIRNLAAYGFKGPIYPINPKERSIRCFRCFKSVLDVPDRIDLVNISVNYNLVPAVIKDCGEKGVKFAIVHTAGFKEVGEEGAKRERAMVELAHSYGMRIFGPNSQGIQNADPEVSVYANFTFVPMKPGNISMVAQGGGMGEMLKLHLHNVGLGHRMYCSYGNECDVSMPEILAYYGQDPGTRVIMMQIESFKDPAAFLEAASRITPEKPVLAIKAGRTLEGSVAVSSHTGTLVDQAMMARALFKKAGVIQFTDTDEMIKTAGAMSVQEIPKGRRIGIITNTGGPGIQAVDESVEQGLELALWSEAGEKRLWESLYAEASLGNPVDVVATANADHYHVAVETLLREESVDMVLVFFVTAPFTDTNAIATRIREACDAAQKPVVVVVETSSERYGLIEKLRSSGLPVYEFPEDGARVLAAMARYGEVRRRAVEPPQALAVDRAAAAAILDQHRGNDAYVPQADAFAVLRAYGIPVPKFAAVSSEKDLARATAEVGFPCVLKVDAASVVHKSDAGGVVLDLDDLKAASDALAKMKARFPGPDASFLLMEQKRPGREVIIGAKTAPGLGSLVLFGLGGILVEVMKDVTVAVAPLSRPEAREMLRGIKGYTVLLGVRGQAGVDLTALEDALLRTARLVADFPEIAELDLNPVFAYPTGTPPAAVDVRMRVR is encoded by the coding sequence ATGCTGGACGGACTGTTCAAGCCCGGATCGGTCGCCATCGTGGGCGCCTCGAACAACCCCCACTCCATCGGCCACATCGTGATCAGGAACCTGGCCGCCTACGGCTTCAAGGGGCCCATCTACCCGATCAACCCGAAGGAGCGAAGCATCCGCTGCTTCAGGTGCTTCAAGTCGGTCCTCGACGTTCCCGACCGGATCGATCTCGTGAACATCTCGGTCAACTACAACCTGGTTCCGGCCGTGATCAAGGACTGCGGCGAGAAGGGGGTCAAGTTCGCCATCGTCCACACCGCCGGGTTCAAGGAAGTCGGCGAGGAGGGCGCGAAGCGCGAGCGGGCGATGGTCGAGCTGGCCCACTCCTACGGGATGCGCATCTTCGGCCCCAACAGCCAGGGCATTCAGAACGCCGACCCCGAGGTGTCGGTCTACGCCAACTTCACGTTCGTCCCCATGAAGCCGGGCAACATCTCCATGGTCGCCCAGGGCGGGGGCATGGGCGAGATGCTCAAGCTCCACCTGCACAACGTCGGCCTCGGGCACCGCATGTACTGCTCGTACGGGAACGAGTGCGACGTGTCCATGCCCGAAATCCTCGCCTACTACGGCCAGGACCCCGGGACGCGCGTGATCATGATGCAGATCGAGAGCTTCAAGGACCCCGCGGCCTTCCTCGAAGCCGCCTCTCGGATCACTCCGGAGAAGCCCGTCCTGGCCATCAAGGCGGGAAGGACCCTCGAGGGCTCGGTGGCGGTGTCGTCGCACACGGGGACCCTCGTGGACCAGGCCATGATGGCCCGGGCGCTGTTCAAGAAGGCGGGTGTCATCCAGTTCACCGACACGGACGAGATGATCAAGACCGCGGGGGCCATGTCCGTGCAGGAGATCCCGAAGGGCCGCAGGATCGGTATCATCACCAACACGGGCGGCCCCGGTATCCAGGCCGTGGACGAGTCGGTGGAGCAAGGGCTCGAGCTGGCCCTCTGGTCCGAGGCCGGCGAGAAGCGCCTCTGGGAGAGCCTCTACGCCGAGGCCAGCTTGGGCAATCCCGTCGACGTGGTGGCCACGGCCAACGCCGATCACTACCACGTGGCCGTGGAGACGCTGCTCCGGGAGGAGAGCGTCGACATGGTGCTGGTCTTCTTCGTGACCGCGCCCTTCACCGATACGAACGCCATCGCCACCCGGATCCGGGAAGCGTGCGACGCGGCGCAGAAGCCCGTGGTGGTCGTGGTGGAGACCTCGTCGGAAAGGTACGGCCTCATCGAGAAGCTCCGCTCGAGCGGGCTGCCGGTGTACGAGTTCCCCGAAGACGGCGCGCGGGTCCTCGCGGCGATGGCCCGCTACGGCGAGGTGCGCCGCCGCGCTGTGGAGCCGCCTCAAGCGCTCGCCGTGGACCGCGCGGCGGCGGCCGCGATCCTCGATCAGCACAGGGGAAACGACGCCTACGTGCCGCAGGCGGACGCCTTCGCCGTGCTCCGAGCGTACGGGATCCCGGTGCCCAAGTTCGCGGCCGTGAGCAGCGAGAAGGACCTCGCTCGGGCCACCGCCGAGGTGGGGTTCCCGTGCGTGCTCAAGGTGGACGCGGCGTCGGTGGTCCACAAGTCGGACGCGGGCGGGGTCGTGCTCGACCTCGACGACCTGAAGGCTGCGTCCGACGCGCTCGCGAAAATGAAGGCCCGGTTCCCCGGCCCGGACGCGAGCTTCCTGCTCATGGAGCAGAAGCGGCCGGGGAGGGAAGTCATCATCGGGGCCAAGACCGCCCCTGGCCTGGGCAGTCTGGTGCTCTTCGGCCTCGGCGGCATTCTCGTCGAGGTCATGAAGGACGTGACCGTGGCCGTAGCGCCTCTCAGCCGGCCCGAGGCGCGCGAGATGCTGCGCGGGATCAAGGGATACACGGTGCTCCTGGGCGTGCGCGGCCAGGCGGGGGTGGATCTTACGGCGCTCGAGGACGCGCTGCTGCGGACGGCCAGGCTCGTCGCCGACTTCCCGGAGATCGCCGAGCTGGACCTGAACCCCGTGTTCGCCTATCCCACGGGGACGCCCCCCGCGGCGGTGGACGTGCGGATGCGGGTGCGCTGA
- a CDS encoding acyl-CoA dehydratase activase has product MTDRPSNPKSEQGVPRSLYCGVDIGASATKLVLITAASPAADPGSEIVARAVLPSGVDYSNTAHRCLAAALEEAGAAPADIVRTLATGYGRRNVDFAQGSATEIHCHGIGGFHFHPHAMTVVDIGGQDNKVIRITAVGQRADFRMNRKCAAGTGAFIEEIALRLGLPLEELDVLAASTDQAVKLSSFCTVFAKTEILAHLRAGEPVARIVRGAFQSVVARVLEMAPLDGDVLLTGGVVDHNPSIAAILSEKIGRDVLVPPHPQFVGALGAALLVRRQAALSEARAT; this is encoded by the coding sequence ATGACGGATCGACCTTCGAACCCGAAGAGCGAGCAGGGCGTCCCACGGTCCCTGTATTGCGGTGTGGACATCGGGGCCTCGGCCACGAAGCTCGTGCTCATCACGGCGGCATCGCCGGCCGCGGACCCGGGCTCCGAGATCGTGGCCCGCGCCGTCCTTCCCTCGGGTGTCGACTACTCGAACACCGCCCATCGCTGCCTCGCGGCCGCGCTCGAAGAGGCCGGGGCGGCTCCCGCGGACATCGTCCGCACGCTGGCCACGGGGTACGGCCGCAGAAACGTCGACTTCGCCCAGGGCTCCGCCACCGAGATCCACTGTCACGGGATCGGCGGGTTCCACTTTCACCCCCACGCCATGACCGTGGTGGACATCGGCGGCCAGGACAACAAGGTGATCCGCATCACGGCCGTGGGCCAGCGCGCCGACTTCCGCATGAACCGCAAGTGCGCCGCCGGCACGGGAGCCTTCATCGAGGAGATCGCACTGCGGCTCGGCCTGCCGCTCGAGGAGCTGGACGTCTTGGCCGCGAGCACCGACCAGGCGGTGAAGCTCAGCAGCTTCTGCACCGTCTTCGCCAAGACCGAGATCCTCGCTCACCTGCGCGCGGGCGAGCCGGTGGCCCGGATCGTTCGCGGCGCCTTCCAGTCGGTCGTAGCGAGGGTCCTCGAGATGGCGCCCCTCGACGGCGACGTGCTCTTGACCGGCGGCGTGGTCGACCACAACCCGAGCATCGCCGCGATCTTGAGCGAGAAGATCGGCCGCGACGTACTGGTTCCCCCGCACCCCCAGTTCGTCGGCGCCCTGGGGGCGGCGCTCCTCGTCCGCCGGCAAGCGGCGCTCTCCGAGGCCCGGGCGACGTGA